From Echinicola soli, a single genomic window includes:
- a CDS encoding 2-C-methyl-D-erythritol 4-phosphate cytidylyltransferase codes for MNKAAIIVAGGRGTRMGSPIPKQYLEIGGKPVLMHTLEVFYQLDPSIKIVLVIPATDFPLWDELCHKFGFGVSHEVVAGGKSRFQSVKNGLDSLQWEEGLVAIHDGVRPFVSPEVVALSFEKAQLHGSAIAVVPLKDSIRKLTDENKSFYQERQYFRLVQTPQTFDLKMIKQAFDVTELHHFTDDATVYEHQGWQVHLIAGNSENIKITTPEDMEYAQFLLQRNS; via the coding sequence ATGAATAAAGCAGCGATTATTGTAGCGGGAGGAAGAGGGACACGTATGGGGTCGCCCATACCAAAGCAGTATTTGGAAATAGGTGGCAAGCCCGTCTTGATGCACACCTTGGAAGTTTTTTACCAATTGGATCCGTCCATAAAAATTGTTCTGGTGATACCGGCAACGGATTTTCCTCTTTGGGACGAATTGTGCCATAAGTTTGGTTTCGGGGTTTCCCATGAAGTAGTAGCAGGCGGAAAATCTCGATTCCAGTCCGTGAAGAATGGGCTGGACAGCCTGCAATGGGAGGAAGGGCTTGTGGCCATCCATGATGGTGTCCGTCCCTTCGTATCACCTGAGGTGGTGGCCTTGAGCTTTGAAAAAGCACAACTGCATGGTAGCGCCATAGCTGTCGTTCCCCTCAAGGATTCTATCCGTAAACTTACCGATGAGAACAAGTCTTTTTATCAGGAAAGGCAATACTTTAGGCTGGTGCAGACTCCTCAGACCTTTGACCTGAAGATGATCAAGCAGGCCTTTGATGTGACCGAATTGCATCATTTTACCGATGATGCAACCGTTTATGAGCATCAGGGATGGCAAGTTCACCTCATTGCAGGGAATTCTGAAAATATTAAGATCACTACTCCTGAAGACATGGAGTACGCCCAATTTTTACTCCAAAGAAATTCTTGA